In Procambarus clarkii isolate CNS0578487 chromosome 38, FALCON_Pclarkii_2.0, whole genome shotgun sequence, the genomic window attcattagggagtgagttccatagactaggtccctttatttgtataGAGTGTTTACTCTGATTAAGTTTGACTGGGGATGtcacagagatatttatttctggtgtggtgataatgggtcctattacatctgtccagggagagtttcagtgcaggatttgcatttaagaacagggttttgtaaatgtagttgacacaagagaatgtgtggagtgagattatatttagcatgtttaaagagttaaacaagggggctgagtgttgtctgaaagcagaattggtTATTATTCTGattgcagatttttgctgggtggtgatggacttgaggtggtttgcagtggtagaaccccatgcacagataccataattaagatagggatagataagtgcataatatagtgagatgagagcagagttaggtacataatatctgattttggagagtataccaactgttttagagattttcttagttatgtgttgtatgtgggtgctgaagttgagtctcttgtctaggaataggccatgaaacttgccatcatttttattactaatgttaacattgtctatctgaagctgaattgcatttgttgatttgctaccaaataagatgtagtaggtcttttctatgttaagtgataGTTTGTTGATTGACgtccataagtgaactttttttagttcattattaacaacattatttagtgtatgtaggTTGGGGGTtagaatagatgagggtagtatcatcagcaaacaatataggtttcagaatgttagagacattaggcagatcattgatttatataagaaataggagaggtcccaagatgctgccctgtggcactccaacggttattggtagagtgggagaggttatatcattgatggctacacattggtgtctatcactatgataggattggatatagtccagggcatggcctcggattccattgtaacaccgtaaaggtgttttgttttgttgtatttaatatgtatatatatatatatatatatatatatatatatatatatatatatatatatatatatatatatatatatatatatatatatatatagttcatgagtcacagacaaggatttgaaagGCGCTATTCAgtcggcctgaaactcacacctctaagcgttaatgacctcaagttgacctgaggtcagctcaagcaaatttcaccttgcttctgctaatctgataattgtagcctgatagccttcaaacaagccgccaGTTCTAGGTGTGGCTTGTTAGagtgcctggggctatctacttgtgggcggagttagctactaggtttcccaatatatactcggagagctgtaGATTCGGGAGGATAAGCAATAGGagaacagccagcagagcagaacaGAGGACAGCAtagccagggaggctgtcagccggaCAGGGCGGGACTGTTCCTGTCAACTacagtccccccctccctctctatccagctattggcagacacttggtgagttgaacatggaaggtgacttagtcgtgtttactagtgttgTGTGACTAGCAGGGACAGACAGTGGTAATGGTCTCAAATTCTTGGGTAGTGGCTCACTTTGTAATTTAATAGTGAACCTTCAGTTTGTTTGTTTGAATTATGATATCTATCCTTTTAAATATACTTGATGAATTTATTGAGAAATTCACTTACTTTTAATCTGATTTTAATTGTTTCTAGATTTGGGATTTTTGGATACAATATGCAAACTAAAGTGTAGAGTACTCTTGAGACTATGGGATTAAAGAATCTTGCCTGGAACATGATTCCCGTTGACATAtgctaataacatcttttgatacagacaagttccattccttgtcatgTATGTactgtctagaatggatggtggcagcactacTACTTCTACTGTCTACTTTTGTACTTCTACCCACCTCTACTTTTGTACTTCTACCCACCTACCCTTCTAGCTCTACCTCCACTCATCTCCgtactctctctcttctccctctgcccctctccaaactctccctttcaactgacaaccctcctcgctcctcccacctccctacctctcttaccccaaaccctcactcatTACTTCATTATCCATTTCTTCCCTCTTGGTTCTCGTATacatttgtggcagtgaaatggttCTGGAGTTTCTCTAGAGTTtgtgggtagctgatcaagttacagcGCCTTGTAGTTGTagcacctaggtaatcaaatacctgggttacaaggtgttgaacaagAGAGGTTGCAGTAGGAACTCTGGGGGGAACTCTAGAATAGTTGACTAACTGGGGGGGCGAACTAATGGACtaaagagagctatttcccccaccccccgttacaccttaaccctcaaaccgctaggggcccaaatggaattcacacccacaggcgcaacaaaaaaaaaaatccaaaaaattctttcgtcttatagaagtgttcatttttgttccctgatcacggaaaaaataacaaaaaaatcgtagatggcatattttagccgcaatagggtagggaagtgtggcaaaaaacgggcgttggcagagccttcgccagacgaggtctactccgctcgagctgtcagacggcaattgccacaaatatattattacctaattatttcaatgtcactgattgattttttcttagtttttttttgcagtaatattattccatacagtgaattgtggtatatttatattataaaatgtgtgaaccatcgctgtactcaaaattatggtgtgcatattagtgattcaattattatgttcataaaacaataaacaaatagttttgctgttgttacactatatacacacgttatatataagtatctgcatgttttgtacaccataacgaactactaagttggtcttgtgagtcaaaaagcaacgaggagtgatcgccaaacaccagcgagccactcactgccactccctccctcaacaccacctcactcaccctcattcacctcccacaatactctttctgtatttattcactatacacatacgttatatatacgtatttacatattttgttcaccataactgtacatctaagcttgtattgtGAGTAAAGGcagaaagacgtagctactcacacagtcagctgatcggcggccgccctcaaggccagacgcactaatatttgtcctccaacaatattgtttgtggtgttattacgccatatacacacattatatataagtatctacctgttttattcaccatacctgaacaaataagctggtatggtgcccaaagatcatagtggccatcagtaaacaacatgccaagtcgtgcagacgatgctcctctctcaccaaaatggcggctcccaacctactcctctcgctgttatctctcactatacacaagttatatataagtatctacatttgtgttcaccatagcgaaccactaagctggtatggtgagtgcagtcaataaatggtggccacacacagtcagaaaacgacgccacaaccctctctcccacagccttactcctccctccatggagcatagcgctaaatatcactacaatcctgctattatcagaatcctggtcagttttatcacagtcagggggcttcagtaatactatcactgctaaataatagcagtatcatttatattatggtatttgtaggcgatgctgtggtcacaagctgaacagcggtgctgtgagctcgtgctgcgtgcaccagccttggtggcttgctcaatactgacgctgtaacacccaagaatgttggcctggattttttttctaggtggcatctggcaactatcggtcgtggctgtactatagctgcccctatcccaggcgggcgtttaaattatagcgctagacacgaaatcatatataaatgatgtgcgcggtttcggttttgtcactgatatcatttatatatgatatgcgcggtttgagggttaatgatggagtttacgtaagaggtagttgtgattaacagtgtcaaaggcctttctcaggtcagtgaagagtccaatcggaaactcatttttgtcaagggctgagtaaattatatcaaggagactaataattgcatcgttggtactcttttgggagcagaagccaaactgacaggggctgagtatgtcaagttttacgaggtaggagtagagctgtttgtagataattttttcaaatatttttgatagtatgggtaggtttgatattggtctataattgtttatgtctgccggattgcttcctttatgaactggtgttactcttgcttttttaaggatatcagggaaggtatgacactctagggatttgttgaacagcagagctatgggtggcgcaagggcatgggaggcgctcttgtatacaatggatgggatttcactgatgttcccagctttggtttttagtgagtgtatgatggacacaacatctgtcgggctgactggtgaaaggagaagagagtttggatagctgcctgagagatatgtattgatatgtgtctgagtctgtgggattttactggcaaggttagcactaaccgatgaaaagaagctattaaattcacttGCCATTTTTAAATCAGTTGACACTGTGTAGCTATCCTTAGAGAgtattatctggttgtgggagtgtcgttttgttcctaggatattagagatggttttccatgtgtttttcatgttgccttttgcttctttgaatctattctcataatatgaaagtttagcttttcttatgatacaggtaagcactgatgagtaccttttaactacttcctttataactaggccaatcctagatttcttttcatattcaagttttttgttgattgatttgagtatgccacttgtgagccacggattgtttattcttttgtcagttacttgtttgataaggaggggacagtgagtattGAAgaagcttagagttttggagagaaagaggttagttaatgagttgaTATCCTGTGTAttcttgaattcagattcccagttaatattgtgaagtgcatttgagagattgcctaaagctgattcactgtgtagcctgaatgagagtttgcttctggtggtgttatgtccatgtttgctatgaggatggtacgatagtggtcagttgttcaatCATAGATTATACAAGATGTAAGGtgtatattatattctacgaTCAAACAGTGATTTTACTGTTattgcactatatacacacattgtatataacatatacattgtatatgtatttagtctccgtggtgtagtggtaagacactcgcctggcattccgcgagcgctatgtcatgggttcgtatcctggccggggaggatttactgggcgcaattccttaactgtagcttctgtttaacgcaacagtaaaatgtgtactttgatgaaaaaacgatttttcgcggcaggggatcgtattccagggacctgcccgaaatgctacgcgtactagtggctgtacaagaatgtaacaactcttgtatatatctcaaaaaaaaaaaaacatctacatatgtgttcaccataacgaaccactaagttcgtatggtgagcccaaaaaaacAAGATTGAGctaccacacccagccagccctccctcacttctccaacaccttactcgccaacattcctcctcccactatactgttattgtttttattacactatttacacacattatgtataaatatcaacatgttttattcaccataaccatACAACTAAACTCGTATTATGTCCAaacagaacagtggccaccatacactgcatgacaagtcacacagcagaAGACAACGCTACGAGTatgacaccacctccctcaccaaaatggttcctcccaatatactcctgttgctgttattacactatatacacacacattatatatatgtatctacatttgtgttcaccatagtgaaccactaagctagtatggtgagcaaaacaagagtggctgccacacactgacgctacctcgattcccctccctccctcaccaaaattccacctgcccacaatactatgcacagcactaattatcaccacaatcctgctattatcgtcctatcatggctaaataataccagtttcatatatattttgacattatttggcaatgctgtggtcacaagctgaacagcagtgctgtgagctcatgctgcgtgcgccagccttagttgctcactcagtactgaggctcttacaccctggaatgttgcccacgatttttttttaaatgacgtctgtttataagagccctgaggaggctgatgtgaaccccatgtagctgcgggagttttgaatcatacgcTATACCTATAAGATCCCTGAGGTGTGTTACGCACCACCCGTCGAGCGCCTACAAGCGCgttgcacagtgcagtggttaagtatCTCGTCTTCCTCAGAGAGCAGAACTTCCATAATGTCTAAATTCATAGCTCAGGCATTAGCCTCAGACATTAGCCAGACAAAGCCTTTTGAGAGCATAGATAACCCTTAATCCATGAATTGTATTACAGATGTAGTGTTTAgtggtaaagccatacatgttattttgccatcaggcgatgttaatttagcaatggggtgagctggggcattATCTGTCAACAGCATTACCTTTACCTTAGCAGGATGAATTCTACACTCATTGATCTGCTGCTTTTTTACTAATTTATAAAAGTGATACTGGAACCAATTCTCAAAAATAATCTGtgtgaaccaggcattttttgtgTTGTAGTAGATGGCAGGTAGTCTGTTCGTGCAGTTTTTCAATGCTTTTGGGTtggcagatttcccaacaattgcgTACTTTGTTCGGTGACTGCCATCTGCGTTACAGCACAATCTTGTTAATGATGccatgcctctctttaaatcgacattCCCATTCAATACAagccttgaaattgtctatgtttaactttacagcaagtctttcagctgcatttctaatagaatcaactgaaaCAGCAATTCCTTTCGCACCATGCTGTGTAAACCATTTAAATACAGACGAGTCCAAACCCGTATACTTTGCAGGCCTCAATTTTTCCTGTTGCCTATTGCATCAGTTTGAGCAAAAaatttcttaatattatcctctgcttttttatatcacaaaTTGTAGTTTTACCGATGTTGAATTCTTGGGCAAGTCGAGTGACAGAGTATCCACGCTCTACTTTCTCTGTGAAGTCAACTGTCTGATCAATTGACAAATGTTTTCTCTCTTGGTTTATACCTTCAATACCATGAATGCTGCTCTGAGACATCTTGACAGATTAAATGAGTTCAAACAGTAAAAATTGTTAAAATTTATCACAAAAATCCTTCGCACATGAGCCCGATGTttttaccccaggaagaggagaagcACATGGTGCCAGCCATCTCACCCAGGCCCAACGTGTTAACATGACCTGTGCTTATTTTATAGGCATACTGAAAATTTAATGTACATATTGACTGttacaaattgttttatttaaaatattattattgttataattagagAAATATTGTTAGTTTTGAAGTTTTAtgcattttatacagtacagttctgtattaacccttaagctgtgcatggcatacatatacgacaggacctgatggtaaagttcaatttctcaaatttgctctaatgctttccaattttttgtgcatactagcaaatcctgcaacttagtctaaatgatcacaaacgtaacttgtaaagtaagaaaataaaaaataattataaaattgaatattgaaaacttcagatattgagatcagctgcaaaaatataaactatcaccaattgttcatttggtgttattatgctctcagaatagtatatgatcttcattttcatagatttagaatatatgtttacagtttagtttactgtaaaaaatatcatcaatgtggcatttgaattatgtgccaaatttagaaaaaaattgATAACTACAAATGTTCAGGGtttgtgaaaaatccattctaataggattgtagaagagacaactgtgcacattatttgtaaaaatggtgagaatcggtcagaaactgaatttatatcactgctttatcagggcagcttttccaagaatgcagtcaccttttcaaacattcccaacacttccctgatctaactggaagaggcagcatcctcccttacctcctcatctccttactaatggtgcaaattgttgatgaggacctgccatacttccttgtgagatcagtcacacagacaccacactcatgctttgctattattttcttcttcaaatccacagtaattgtgtctttcttcctcttgacaacactatctttagcaagcagcttctttggcgacatcttgcgttacaaattgtagtcacaaaaccacaaaataCCGAAAGAAAAGtgcaaataaatgcagagggatgcttgtcgtgcgcgatacaacaacaacactggtgtcggaggcgtccgagaatttgcaagAACCCgtgagacgctaggaagcaccatgtggttttgctcgttaatagaggtgaagctcgtcaatagagacaaatttgctgtgagtggctcgctcgttactcgaaatgatCGTAGATACAgccactcgttaatcgaggtgctactgtactttataaaagtgataaagccctgatcatcaaaaccgcctaaagagacaaagaaaatagaatttgaaatctgtgaaaaactcaatcaaaaaaaatttaaagtcccaagttctgccagttgtgactgatttattgggtgaccaatttcattctatcttgacatagttagggatgggtatgcactctccaggatgtagaggttacatcAAAAtgggataataaacaaaggagataaaaaaatatatattttttggatATTGGTGacagtaacagatattaacattaggcaatacatttttatgatatataacaaaatagagcatgataacatactcattattattggtattattatgtattactcagcaatgctatacaggcaccagctgcatatctactttgtggacacttcttgctactattcttcttctttgtacattgtacacgtacttgcatctctttattactgcattatccctcagttccagttaacaggagctgttctccttatcaacaaaatgttctccttTTTAAAAAAAAGTGTCTAAAATACATTTCTGAACATATTGGAATGAAACTTTCATGATGCTTATgctaataagttggagatttgtctaacatttaatattaattttcacataattcaaatattttttgcccagccccagcttttacagcccaggctATAGCAGCATTTACAGGTTAATGCACATGGTTTGTattacgtaggctgttagagaggCGGGGGAGGCAACCGAGAACCCGCCCatacccccttcccctttcctgcccaccctccttactcctgcccaccctccttactcctgcccaccctcattactcctgcccaccctccttactcctgccccaccctccttactcctgcccaccctccttactcctgcccaccctccttactcctgccccaccctccttactcctgcccaccctccttactcctgcccaccctccttactcctgcccaccctcctcactcctgcccaccctcctcactcctgcccaccctccttacttttgctcaaagcACAATACCTAAAAAAAGTTATTAAATTTTTCTAAAAAtttactatgttttggtgggaaaaatttagCCATAggaaccttaaatttgttttattttgcctaataggtaatactgcttccagtctctgctcggctcccaaggacgatagcaaacacaacttctgcccattaatgatggtaaggacaattttattcttactgtaccaccagtgtgtgtgtgtgtatcatgatattgtcattaactagtgat contains:
- the LOC138372343 gene encoding tigger transposable element-derived protein 7-like codes for the protein MSQSSIHGIEGINQERKHLSIDQTVDFTEKVERGYSVTRLAQEFNIDGSHRTKYAIVGKSANPKALKNCTNRLPAIYYNTKNAWFTQIIFENWFQYHFYKLVKKQQINECRIHPAKVKVMLLTDNAPAHPIAKLTSPDGKITCMALPLNTTSVIQFMD